One Colius striatus isolate bColStr4 chromosome 8, bColStr4.1.hap1, whole genome shotgun sequence genomic region harbors:
- the FAM204A gene encoding protein FAM204A isoform X2 → MWSGLLPPGLNESDVDLSSDDGDESHVSCSKEDTKEDIEFKENGPESRAISEPTVISTTNDENDSQTCPSGVSLDIWNKFLELQKKNHEMKAQVNQENRSRKRKRRRKEKQQKNAEVTKSCQQLTNEDTWKELTQYFGINDRFESPVERRAQQKSSLELCIEKYVAEGDIDKAEELSDRLATREISVSD, encoded by the exons atgtGGAGTGGATTGTTACCTCCAGGACTGAATGAAAGTGATGTTGACTTAAGTTCTGATGATGGAGATGAATCACATGTTTCCTGTTCGAAGGAAGATACAAAAGAAGATATTGAATTCAAAGAGAATGGACCTGAAAGTCGTGCCATCAGTGAACCTACTGTGATATCAACCACAAATGATGAAAACGACTCTCAAACGTGCCCTTCTGGAGTTTCTTTGGATATATGGAAT AAATTTCTGgagcttcagaagaaaaaccaTGAAATGAAGGCCCAGGTAAATCAGGAAAACAGAAGCCGGAAAAGGAAGCGCCGCAGAAAAG aaaaacagcaaaagaacgCTGAAGTGACTAAGAG TTGTCAACAGTTGACAAATGAAGATACATGGAAAGAACTTACACAGTATTTTGGAATCAATGATCGATTTGAATCACCTGTGGAAAGGAGGGCTCAACAAAAG TCTAGCCTTGAACTTTGCATAGAGAAGTATGTGGCTGAAGGTGACATTGATAAAGCTGAGGAGCTCAGTGATAGATTAGCCACTCGTGAG ATTTCTGTCAGTGATTGA